A window of Opitutus sp. ER46 contains these coding sequences:
- the rplJ gene encoding 50S ribosomal protein L10 has protein sequence MRAEKQFLISEVETHLKKSDYVILANFTKVTVADAFELRKRLAAEKAEFHVVKNSSLRVAAKALGLPSVDESLTGPTAIVVGGKNSAGVAKILKKFFEEKQKLAIKVGVMDKKLVSAADLAKIADLPSFEALRAQFLGLLTSNAAAFVRVLDAKVKKEQPAAPAA, from the coding sequence ATGAGAGCCGAAAAACAATTCCTGATTTCCGAAGTCGAGACGCACCTCAAGAAGTCTGACTACGTCATCCTCGCCAACTTCACGAAAGTGACGGTCGCCGATGCGTTCGAGCTGCGCAAGCGGCTCGCCGCCGAGAAGGCCGAGTTCCACGTCGTGAAGAACAGCTCGCTGCGCGTGGCGGCCAAGGCCCTTGGCCTGCCGTCCGTCGACGAATCCCTGACCGGCCCGACGGCGATCGTCGTGGGCGGCAAGAATTCGGCCGGCGTCGCGAAGATCCTCAAGAAGTTCTTCGAGGAGAAGCAGAAGCTGGCGATCAAGGTGGGCGTGATGGACAAGAAGCTGGTGTCGGCCGCCGACTTGGCGAAAATCGCCGACCTGCCCTCGTTTGAGGCCCTGCGCGCCCAGTTCCTGGGCCTGCTCACCAGCAACGCCGCGGCCTTCGTTCGCGTGCTCGATGCCAAGGTCAAGAAGGAGCAGCCCGCTGCTCCTGCCGCCTAA
- the rpsG gene encoding 30S ribosomal protein S7 — translation MSRRHRAEKRHVVPDIRYNSPLVAHLVNVIMKSGKKNLAQRIVYGAFEKVSEKLEKGDPVDLMLGALENARPRLEVKSRRVGGATYQVPVEISFERQESLALRWIVDAATSRKGVPMKDALAAEIIDAYNNTGTVVKKKEDTHKMAQANRAFAHLRW, via the coding sequence ATGTCACGTCGTCACAGAGCTGAGAAACGCCACGTTGTCCCGGATATCCGCTACAACAGCCCGTTGGTTGCGCACCTCGTCAATGTCATCATGAAGAGCGGCAAGAAGAATCTTGCCCAGCGCATCGTTTACGGCGCGTTCGAGAAGGTTTCCGAGAAGCTCGAGAAGGGCGATCCGGTGGATCTGATGCTGGGCGCGCTCGAGAACGCCCGCCCGCGCCTGGAAGTGAAGAGCCGCCGTGTTGGTGGTGCGACGTATCAGGTGCCGGTCGAAATCTCGTTTGAGCGACAGGAATCGCTCGCGCTGCGCTGGATCGTCGACGCGGCCACGAGTCGGAAGGGCGTGCCGATGAAAGACGCGCTCGCGGCTGAGATCATCGACGCCTACAACAATACGGGGACGGTCGTTAAGAAGAAGGAAGATACCCATAAGATGGCTCAGGCGAACCGCGCCTTTGCCCACCTGCGCTGGTAA
- the rpsL gene encoding 30S ribosomal protein S12: MPTINQLVRKGRRKMRIKSKSPALAGNPFRRGVCVQVMTRTPKKPNSAIRKVAKVRLTNGNEVISYIPDEGHNLQEHSIVLVRGGRVKDLPGVRYHIVRGTLDATGVEKRRRSRSKYGVKRPKAAK, from the coding sequence ATGCCGACCATCAACCAACTCGTCCGCAAAGGCCGTCGCAAGATGCGCATCAAGTCCAAGTCTCCGGCGTTGGCGGGCAACCCGTTCCGCCGCGGGGTGTGCGTTCAGGTCATGACGCGCACGCCGAAGAAGCCGAACTCGGCTATCCGTAAGGTTGCGAAGGTCCGTCTGACGAATGGCAATGAGGTCATCTCCTACATTCCGGACGAAGGCCACAACCTCCAGGAGCACTCGATCGTGCTCGTGCGCGGCGGCCGTGTGAAGGATTTGCCCGGCGTTCGCTATCACATTGTTCGTGGTACCCTTGACGCCACCGGCGTCGAGAAGCGCCGCCGCTCCCGTTCCAAGTACGGCGTCAAGCGCCCGAAGGCCGCCAAGTAA
- the rplL gene encoding 50S ribosomal protein L7/L12, with translation MSNITKDQVIEWLSGQSVIELAALVKDLEGKWGVSAAAAVAAAPAGAAAAAAPAAEAQTEFTVVLKEAGANKIGVIKEVRAITGLGLKEAKDLVEGAPKNVKENAPKAEAEEIKKKLEAAGAKVELK, from the coding sequence ATGAGCAACATCACCAAGGATCAAGTCATCGAGTGGCTCTCCGGCCAGTCGGTCATCGAACTCGCCGCGCTGGTCAAGGACCTCGAGGGCAAGTGGGGCGTTTCCGCCGCCGCCGCCGTCGCCGCCGCTCCTGCTGGCGCCGCCGCCGCTGCCGCTCCGGCCGCCGAGGCGCAGACGGAGTTCACCGTCGTCCTCAAGGAGGCCGGTGCGAACAAGATCGGCGTCATTAAGGAAGTCCGCGCCATCACTGGCCTGGGCCTCAAGGAAGCCAAGGACCTCGTCGAAGGCGCTCCGAAGAACGTCAAGGAGAACGCCCCGAAGGCCGAGGCCGAGGAAATCAAGAAGAAGCTCGAGGCCGCTGGCGCCAAGGTCGAGCTGAAGTAA
- the rpoB gene encoding DNA-directed RNA polymerase subunit beta encodes MADRNHSERINFGKLREVIQPPNLIEIQISSYLDFLQKGIPEKQRKAQGLEAVFREVFPILSYDERLTLEYVSYTLGDPKNTELECLREGITYSVPLYVKLRLREEDFIKDEDIYMGEIPMVTERGSFIINGAERVVVSQLHRSPGIAFEVTPHPNGKPLHSFRIIPDRGTWLEVQFDNNDLLYVYLDRRRRRRKFLITTLLRSIGYSSDIDILNLFYEIKDLKVAKALDMENVSTLVLVEDAIDAQKGVVLARAFEPLTKAIVRTFEKHEITTLRVIDTSIDEGAIIRALKKDPTRNEEEALKEIYKRLRPGEPPTTANAKALLKRLFFDPKRYDLGRVGRYKVNQKLGLKTDLEQRILESQDIVAATKYLVRLKKGVGVVDDIDHLGSRRVRTVGELLANQCRVGLSRTERLVRERMTMYDQSVDSITPQKLINPKALTTVIRDFFARSQLSQFMDQINPLAEVTHKRRLSALGPGGLNRERAGFEVRDVHPSHYGRICPIETPEGPNIGLINSLSTYARVNEFGFIETPYRVCKDGRVTDKIEYLTADQEEGKIIAQANAELDDKSHFVGKVTSRQDGNFIEVQPTDVHLMDVSPKQVISIAAGMIPFLEHDDANRALMGANMQRQGVPLLQAEAPFVGTGIEERVARDSKIVMVADEAGVVASVDAKRVVITRDGEMPRNLKNDPKNGVRVYELRKFMRSNAGTCFNQKPIVKQGQKIKAGQIIADGPSTDGGEMALGRNVLVAFMPWNGYNFEDAILISEKVLKEDIFTSIHIQEFEVTARDTKLGPEEITRDIPNVGEEALKNLDHNGVIRVGAEVKPGDILVGKITPKSETELAPEEKLLRAIFGEKAADVKDTSLIVPSGVTGIIMDVKVSSRIDNQEEKLSPSDRRRQAKQIQEEYKTQMDKLREGLTEALSNILLGEKIPLDVINGESGEIIIPANRKITKTLLRKLAAVSKHVQIDPSPVRIKIMEIIGSYQTKFDELESDRERKLSTVESGEGGADGAIKQVKVYIATKQKLEVGDKMAGRHGNKGVVAKIVPEEDMPFLPDGTPVEICLNPLGVPSRMNVGQVLETHLGWACKKLGLKVATPVFDGIPEKKVREYLKEAKLPSSGKSALYDGRTGEKIDQEVVVGYIYMMKLNHLVSHKIHARAVGPYSLVTQQPLGGKAQYGGQRFGEMEVWALEAYGAAHTLQELLTVKSDDVQGRTKIYESLVKGDNTLQAGTPESFNVLIKEIQSLGLDIKLQKRDALSYGT; translated from the coding sequence ATGGCCGACCGCAACCACTCTGAACGTATTAACTTCGGCAAGCTTCGCGAAGTCATCCAGCCGCCGAATCTGATCGAGATTCAGATCAGTTCGTACCTCGACTTCCTGCAAAAGGGGATCCCCGAGAAGCAGCGCAAGGCCCAGGGCCTCGAAGCCGTTTTCCGTGAGGTTTTTCCGATTCTCTCGTACGATGAGCGCCTGACGCTCGAGTACGTGTCGTACACGCTCGGTGACCCGAAAAACACGGAGCTGGAGTGCCTGCGCGAAGGCATCACCTATTCCGTCCCGCTGTACGTGAAGCTCCGCCTGCGCGAGGAAGACTTCATCAAGGACGAAGACATCTACATGGGCGAAATCCCGATGGTGACCGAGCGCGGCTCCTTCATCATCAACGGCGCCGAGCGCGTCGTGGTTTCCCAATTGCACCGTTCGCCGGGTATCGCGTTCGAAGTCACCCCGCACCCGAATGGCAAGCCGCTGCACTCGTTCCGCATCATCCCGGATCGTGGCACCTGGCTCGAGGTTCAGTTCGATAACAACGACCTCCTCTACGTTTACCTCGATCGCCGCCGTCGTCGCCGCAAGTTCCTCATCACGACTCTCCTGCGTTCGATCGGCTACAGCTCGGATATCGATATCCTCAATCTCTTCTACGAGATCAAGGACCTGAAGGTCGCCAAGGCTCTGGACATGGAGAATGTCTCCACGCTCGTCCTTGTCGAAGACGCCATCGATGCCCAGAAGGGCGTCGTCCTTGCCCGTGCGTTCGAGCCGCTGACCAAGGCCATCGTCCGTACCTTCGAGAAACACGAGATCACCACGCTGCGCGTGATCGACACCTCGATCGACGAGGGCGCGATCATCCGCGCGCTGAAGAAGGATCCGACCCGCAACGAGGAAGAGGCGCTCAAGGAAATCTACAAGCGCCTCCGCCCCGGTGAACCGCCGACCACGGCGAACGCCAAGGCCCTCCTCAAGCGCCTGTTCTTCGATCCCAAGCGCTACGACCTCGGCCGCGTCGGCCGTTACAAGGTCAACCAGAAGCTCGGCCTCAAGACCGACCTCGAGCAGCGCATTCTCGAGAGCCAGGACATCGTCGCCGCCACCAAGTACCTCGTCCGCCTGAAGAAGGGCGTGGGCGTGGTCGACGATATCGATCACCTCGGTTCCCGTCGCGTCCGCACCGTGGGCGAACTCCTCGCCAACCAGTGCCGCGTCGGCCTGAGCCGCACCGAGCGCCTCGTCCGTGAGCGCATGACGATGTATGACCAGAGCGTCGACTCGATCACGCCGCAGAAGCTGATCAACCCGAAGGCGCTCACCACGGTCATCCGCGACTTCTTCGCGCGCAGCCAGCTGTCGCAGTTCATGGACCAGATCAACCCTCTCGCGGAGGTGACGCACAAGCGCCGCCTCTCCGCGCTTGGGCCGGGTGGCCTCAACCGTGAGCGCGCCGGCTTCGAAGTGCGTGACGTGCATCCGTCCCACTACGGCCGCATCTGCCCCATCGAAACGCCTGAAGGTCCGAACATCGGCCTCATCAACTCGCTTTCGACCTACGCCCGCGTGAACGAGTTCGGCTTCATCGAGACGCCGTATCGCGTTTGCAAGGACGGTCGCGTCACCGACAAGATCGAGTACCTCACGGCTGACCAGGAAGAGGGCAAGATCATCGCGCAGGCGAACGCCGAGCTCGATGACAAGAGCCACTTCGTGGGCAAGGTCACCTCCCGCCAGGACGGCAACTTCATCGAAGTCCAGCCGACCGACGTGCACCTGATGGACGTCTCCCCGAAGCAGGTCATCTCGATCGCCGCGGGAATGATTCCGTTCCTTGAGCACGACGACGCCAACCGCGCACTCATGGGCGCGAACATGCAACGCCAGGGCGTGCCGCTGCTTCAGGCCGAGGCGCCGTTCGTCGGCACCGGCATCGAAGAGCGCGTCGCCCGCGACTCCAAGATCGTCATGGTGGCCGATGAGGCCGGCGTGGTCGCTTCTGTGGATGCCAAGCGCGTCGTCATCACCCGCGACGGCGAGATGCCGCGCAACCTGAAGAACGACCCGAAGAACGGCGTCCGCGTCTACGAGCTGCGCAAGTTCATGCGCTCGAACGCCGGCACCTGCTTCAACCAGAAGCCGATCGTCAAGCAGGGCCAGAAGATCAAAGCCGGCCAGATCATCGCCGACGGTCCCTCGACCGACGGCGGCGAGATGGCTCTCGGCCGCAACGTGCTCGTCGCGTTCATGCCGTGGAACGGCTACAACTTCGAAGACGCCATTCTCATCTCCGAGAAGGTGCTCAAGGAGGACATCTTCACCTCGATCCACATCCAGGAGTTCGAGGTCACCGCTCGCGACACGAAGCTCGGGCCTGAGGAAATCACGCGCGATATCCCGAATGTCGGTGAGGAAGCGCTGAAGAACCTCGACCACAATGGCGTGATCCGCGTCGGCGCCGAGGTGAAGCCCGGCGACATCCTCGTCGGCAAGATCACCCCGAAGTCCGAGACCGAACTCGCCCCCGAAGAGAAGCTGCTCCGCGCCATCTTCGGCGAGAAGGCCGCTGACGTTAAGGATACCTCGCTCATCGTCCCGTCCGGTGTCACCGGCATCATCATGGACGTGAAGGTTTCCTCCCGGATCGACAACCAGGAGGAGAAGCTTTCGCCGTCCGATCGCCGCCGCCAGGCGAAGCAGATTCAGGAGGAGTACAAGACGCAGATGGACAAGCTGCGCGAGGGCCTGACCGAGGCCCTGTCGAACATCCTCCTCGGTGAGAAGATCCCGCTCGACGTCATCAACGGCGAATCCGGCGAGATCATCATCCCCGCCAACCGCAAGATCACCAAGACGCTCCTGCGCAAGCTCGCAGCCGTCTCGAAGCACGTCCAGATCGACCCGTCTCCGGTCCGCATTAAGATCATGGAGATCATCGGCTCGTATCAGACGAAGTTCGACGAGCTCGAGTCCGACCGTGAGCGCAAGCTCAGCACGGTCGAGTCCGGCGAGGGTGGGGCGGACGGCGCGATCAAGCAGGTCAAGGTCTACATCGCCACCAAGCAGAAGCTCGAGGTCGGCGACAAGATGGCCGGTCGTCACGGTAACAAGGGCGTGGTCGCCAAGATCGTGCCCGAGGAAGACATGCCCTTCCTGCCCGACGGCACTCCGGTTGAGATCTGCCTTAACCCCTTGGGCGTGCCTTCCCGCATGAACGTGGGCCAGGTGCTTGAAACCCATCTAGGCTGGGCCTGCAAAAAGCTCGGCTTGAAGGTGGCGACGCCGGTCTTCGACGGCATCCCCGAGAAGAAGGTCCGCGAGTACCTGAAGGAGGCCAAGCTGCCTTCCTCGGGCAAGAGCGCCCTCTACGACGGTCGCACCGGCGAGAAGATCGATCAGGAGGTCGTCGTCGGCTACATCTACATGATGAAGCTGAACCACCTCGTGTCGCACAAGATCCATGCGCGCGCGGTCGGTCCGTACTCGCTGGTCACGCAGCAGCCGCTGGGTGGCAAGGCCCAGTATGGCGGTCAGCGCTTCGGCGAAATGGAAGTGTGGGCGCTCGAGGCCTATGGCGCGGCGCACACGCTCCAGGAACTGCTCACCGTCAAGTCCGACGATGTGCAGGGCCGCACGAAGATCTACGAGTCGCTCGTCAAGGGCGACAACACGCTGCAGGCCGGCACGCCCGAATCGTTCAACGTGCTGATCAAGGAAATCCAGTCGCTCGGCTTGGACATCAAACTCCAGAAGCGCGACGCCTTGAGCTACGGCACCTGA
- the rpoC gene encoding DNA-directed RNA polymerase subunit beta': MIQPNETAASAGTRDQAREALGLEEAAFDCVSITVASPDVIRKWSKGEVKNPETINYRTFKPEPGGLFCQKIFGPVRDYECACGKYKRIKYKDVVCDRCGVEVTIARVRRERMGHIELAVPVAHIWFLKSMPSRLGLLLDMTARSLERVIYYENYMVIDPGKTPLEPRQLLTDTEYRQALDEYGDDSFVAKMGAEAVRDALVKIDMEATVAELQEQMRATKSKQIKKKLSKRLKVIQGFIHSKSRPEWMVLEVLPVIPPDLRPLVPLEGGRFATSDLNDLYRRVINRNNRLRNLMQLKTPDVIIHNEKRMLQEAVDALFDNGRHGRPVTGAGNRPLKSLSDMLKGKQGRFRQNLLGKRVDYSGRSVIVIGPELKLSQCGLPKKMALVLFEPFIIRRLKELGFVHTVRGARKMIEKKSPEVWDILEEVTKGHPVLLNRAPTLHRLSIQAFEPTLIEGEAIRIHPLVCTAYNADFDGDQMAVHVPLSLEAIMECKLLMMATNNIFSPSSGKPILTPSQDIVLGAYYLSIEPRRKPAKGERVPLLSGVQEVLFAKQDGALKVHDWIEVPNPDFGRDTVYGNKEKRVIRTTVGRAIFNQIWPQAIGFVNFAVPKSKLGDLILNTYKTSGNQVTVETLDRLKELGFQTAFQAGISIGIDDMIIPETKKEIVSDSRKRIAEVEGQFNKGIITDGERYNKVVDIWTSATDRIAKEVFAKLEANEGRTEVNPVYIMMDSGARGNKQQVRQLCGTRGLMAKPSGEIIERPILSSFREGLTVLEYFISTHGARKGLADTALKTADAGYLTRKLCDVAMDVIIAEEDCGSRDGVWKKAIFEGDDEIVGLKERIIGRFSSDDVYNPLDPSQLLVGAGELITEEIGAKIDDSGLERVKVMSPLTSTTKGGIDAKSYGINPATNRVAKIGDSVGIIAAQSIGEPGTQLTMRTFHIGGVASGGFKTPEIKVRSSGVVRYRGLRLVETADGGSIVLNKTGTIQIVDADEKELEVYNIVVGSFLHVGDGEKVEKGAVLAQWDPYNVPVLSEKGGTLAFKDMIPGVTVKRELDEASGRIATVVIEHKEDLNPQIEVRDAKNKPLASYSIPVGAQIAVQEGDTIAPGALLAKTPRQASKTKDITGGLPRVAELFEARRPKDAAEMSRIDGIVSFEGTVRGKRKLVVKNEETGQEEEHLIATGKHIIVQPGDVVHKGQHLTEGAADPHEILEILGPSALYDFLISQVQEVYRLQGVTINDKHIEIIIRQMLRKVRITDPGDSEYFWGEQVDRAAFLSENKRIEEAGGKPAEAEPILLGITKASLETESFISAASFQETTRVLTDASTLGKIDLLKGFKENVIMGHLIPAGTGLPKYKQLKISLPFGADQIVDEPKPAEVTAS; the protein is encoded by the coding sequence ATGATTCAACCCAACGAGACCGCCGCCTCCGCCGGCACCCGCGATCAGGCTCGCGAGGCCCTTGGCCTTGAGGAGGCCGCCTTCGATTGCGTGTCCATCACGGTCGCTTCGCCCGACGTCATCCGCAAGTGGTCGAAGGGCGAGGTCAAGAATCCCGAGACCATCAACTACCGCACCTTCAAGCCCGAGCCGGGTGGTCTCTTCTGCCAGAAGATCTTCGGCCCGGTCCGCGACTACGAGTGCGCCTGCGGAAAGTACAAGCGCATCAAGTACAAGGACGTCGTCTGCGATCGCTGCGGCGTCGAGGTTACGATCGCCCGCGTGCGGCGTGAACGGATGGGCCATATCGAGCTCGCCGTGCCGGTCGCGCACATCTGGTTCCTCAAGTCGATGCCGAGCCGTCTCGGCCTGCTGCTCGACATGACCGCGCGTTCCCTTGAGCGCGTGATCTACTACGAGAACTACATGGTGATCGATCCGGGCAAGACCCCGCTCGAGCCCCGCCAGCTGCTTACCGACACGGAATACCGCCAGGCCCTCGATGAGTACGGCGATGATTCCTTCGTCGCGAAGATGGGCGCCGAGGCCGTGCGCGATGCCCTGGTCAAGATCGACATGGAGGCCACTGTCGCCGAGCTGCAGGAGCAGATGCGCGCGACGAAATCGAAGCAGATCAAGAAGAAGCTCTCGAAGCGTCTGAAGGTCATCCAGGGCTTCATCCATTCCAAGAGCCGTCCGGAGTGGATGGTGCTCGAAGTGCTCCCGGTGATCCCGCCGGACCTCCGTCCGCTGGTGCCGCTCGAAGGCGGCCGGTTCGCCACGTCCGACCTCAACGACCTCTACCGTCGCGTCATCAACCGCAATAATCGCCTGCGGAACCTGATGCAGCTCAAGACGCCCGATGTGATCATTCACAACGAGAAGCGCATGCTGCAGGAGGCGGTCGACGCCCTCTTCGACAACGGCCGTCACGGCCGGCCGGTTACCGGCGCGGGCAATCGTCCGCTGAAGTCGCTGTCCGACATGCTCAAGGGCAAACAGGGCCGCTTCCGCCAGAACTTGCTCGGCAAGCGCGTCGACTACTCGGGCCGCTCGGTCATCGTCATCGGTCCCGAACTCAAGCTCAGCCAGTGTGGTCTGCCCAAGAAGATGGCGCTCGTGCTGTTCGAGCCGTTCATCATTCGCCGCCTGAAGGAACTCGGCTTCGTGCACACCGTCCGCGGTGCCCGCAAGATGATCGAGAAGAAGTCTCCGGAAGTCTGGGACATCCTTGAGGAAGTCACGAAGGGCCACCCGGTGCTGCTCAACCGCGCGCCGACGCTCCACCGCCTCTCGATCCAGGCGTTTGAGCCAACCCTCATCGAGGGCGAGGCCATCCGCATTCATCCGCTCGTCTGCACGGCGTATAATGCCGACTTCGACGGCGACCAGATGGCGGTGCACGTGCCGCTGTCCCTCGAGGCAATCATGGAGTGCAAGCTCCTGATGATGGCGACGAACAACATCTTCTCGCCTTCCTCCGGCAAACCGATTCTCACGCCGTCGCAGGACATCGTCCTCGGCGCGTACTACCTGTCGATCGAACCGCGCCGCAAGCCCGCCAAGGGCGAGCGCGTGCCGCTGCTGTCCGGCGTGCAGGAAGTCCTCTTCGCAAAGCAGGATGGCGCCCTCAAGGTGCATGACTGGATCGAGGTTCCGAATCCTGACTTCGGTCGCGACACCGTTTACGGCAACAAGGAGAAACGCGTCATCCGCACCACGGTCGGCCGCGCGATCTTCAACCAGATCTGGCCGCAGGCGATCGGCTTCGTGAACTTCGCGGTGCCGAAGTCCAAGTTGGGTGATCTGATCCTTAACACCTACAAGACGTCGGGCAACCAGGTGACCGTCGAGACGCTCGACCGCCTCAAGGAACTCGGCTTTCAGACGGCGTTCCAGGCCGGCATCTCGATCGGTATCGACGACATGATCATCCCGGAGACCAAGAAGGAGATCGTCTCCGACTCCCGGAAGCGCATCGCCGAGGTCGAGGGCCAGTTCAACAAGGGCATCATCACCGACGGCGAACGTTACAACAAGGTCGTCGACATCTGGACCAGCGCCACCGACCGCATCGCGAAGGAAGTCTTTGCGAAGCTGGAGGCCAACGAGGGCCGGACCGAGGTGAACCCGGTGTACATCATGATGGACTCCGGTGCGCGCGGTAACAAACAGCAGGTTCGCCAGCTGTGCGGTACCCGTGGCCTCATGGCCAAGCCGTCGGGTGAAATCATCGAGCGCCCGATTCTGTCCTCGTTCCGCGAGGGCCTTACGGTGCTCGAGTACTTCATCTCGACGCACGGCGCCCGCAAGGGTCTGGCCGACACCGCCCTCAAGACCGCTGACGCCGGCTATCTCACTCGCAAGCTCTGCGATGTGGCGATGGACGTAATCATTGCCGAGGAAGACTGCGGTTCCCGCGATGGTGTCTGGAAGAAGGCCATCTTCGAGGGCGACGACGAAATCGTCGGCCTGAAGGAACGCATCATCGGCCGCTTCTCGAGCGACGATGTCTACAACCCGCTCGACCCGTCCCAGCTGCTGGTCGGCGCCGGCGAACTGATCACCGAGGAAATCGGTGCAAAGATCGACGACTCCGGACTCGAGCGCGTGAAGGTCATGTCCCCGCTCACGTCCACGACGAAGGGCGGCATCGACGCGAAGTCCTACGGCATCAATCCGGCGACAAATCGCGTGGCCAAGATCGGAGACTCGGTCGGTATCATTGCGGCCCAGTCGATTGGTGAGCCTGGCACGCAGCTGACGATGCGTACGTTCCACATCGGTGGCGTTGCCTCCGGCGGCTTCAAGACGCCTGAAATCAAGGTCCGCTCCAGTGGTGTCGTCCGCTATCGCGGGCTGCGTCTCGTCGAGACCGCCGACGGTGGCTCGATCGTCCTCAACAAGACGGGCACTATCCAGATCGTTGACGCCGACGAGAAGGAACTCGAAGTCTACAACATCGTCGTGGGTTCATTCCTCCACGTCGGTGACGGTGAGAAGGTCGAAAAGGGTGCGGTCCTGGCGCAATGGGATCCATACAACGTTCCCGTGCTCTCCGAAAAGGGTGGCACGCTGGCGTTCAAGGACATGATCCCTGGCGTCACGGTGAAGCGCGAACTCGATGAGGCCTCCGGCCGCATCGCGACCGTCGTCATCGAGCACAAGGAGGACCTGAATCCGCAGATCGAGGTGCGCGATGCGAAGAACAAGCCGCTGGCTTCGTATTCGATTCCGGTCGGTGCGCAGATCGCGGTCCAGGAGGGCGATACCATCGCCCCTGGAGCGCTCCTCGCCAAGACGCCGCGTCAGGCGTCGAAGACGAAGGACATTACCGGTGGTCTCCCCCGCGTCGCCGAACTCTTCGAGGCGCGTCGTCCCAAGGACGCCGCCGAGATGTCTCGTATCGACGGTATCGTGTCGTTCGAGGGCACTGTTCGCGGCAAGCGCAAGCTCGTCGTGAAGAACGAGGAGACCGGTCAGGAGGAAGAGCACCTCATTGCCACCGGCAAGCACATCATCGTGCAGCCGGGCGACGTGGTGCACAAGGGCCAGCACCTCACTGAAGGTGCCGCTGATCCGCACGAGATCCTCGAGATCCTCGGGCCGTCTGCCCTCTATGACTTCCTGATCTCCCAGGTGCAGGAGGTGTATCGCCTCCAGGGCGTCACGATTAACGACAAGCACATCGAGATCATCATCCGCCAGATGCTCCGCAAGGTTCGGATCACCGATCCGGGCGACAGCGAGTACTTCTGGGGCGAGCAGGTCGATCGGGCCGCGTTCCTCTCCGAGAACAAGCGCATCGAAGAAGCCGGTGGTAAGCCGGCTGAAGCCGAGCCGATCCTCCTTGGCATCACCAAGGCGTCGCTCGAGACCGAGAGCTTCATCTCGGCCGCCTCCTTCCAGGAGACAACTCGCGTCCTCACGGATGCCTCGACGCTCGGCAAGATCGATCTCTTGAAGGGCTTCAAGGAGAACGTGATCATGGGGCACTTGATTCCGGCGGGCACGGGTCTGCCGAAGTACAAGCAACTCAAGATCTCGCTGCCGTTCGGTGCGGACCAAATCGTGGACGAGCCGAAGCCGGCGGAAGTCACCGCCAGCTAA